From a single Bryobacter aggregatus MPL3 genomic region:
- a CDS encoding sugar kinase translates to MKPVVTFGEIMLRLAPPGFERFLQSPQFVATFGGGEANVAVSVSGFGWPARYTTVLPDKNPISDAFLGEMRRFGVDVSQVARGAGRFGIYYVEPGANQRASKVVYDREGSSIAIAKPGAIDFAKVFAGAGWFHITGITPAISASAAELAIESVKAAKAVGCKVSLDLNFRKNLWKYGKKASEVMPLLVEHTDVIIANEEDCQMALGIESEADVHSGKLDHGAYEKLSAKVLAAYPQVSSIAITLRESFSASHNGWSACFNDRKNFLVSKRYDITHIVDRVGGGDSFAGGLIYGLLALETPQAALEFAVAASCLKHSIPGDFNRFTREEVEGLVQGGGSGRVQR, encoded by the coding sequence ATGAAGCCCGTAGTCACCTTTGGTGAAATCATGCTCCGTCTGGCGCCTCCTGGATTCGAGCGCTTTCTGCAATCGCCACAATTCGTCGCCACCTTCGGGGGCGGGGAAGCAAACGTTGCGGTCAGCGTCTCGGGCTTTGGTTGGCCAGCCCGTTACACTACGGTGCTTCCCGACAAGAATCCCATTAGCGACGCCTTTCTGGGCGAGATGCGCCGTTTTGGCGTGGACGTTTCGCAGGTGGCGCGTGGCGCAGGACGCTTCGGCATTTACTACGTCGAGCCGGGTGCAAACCAACGCGCTTCGAAAGTTGTCTATGACCGCGAAGGCTCTTCGATTGCCATTGCGAAACCGGGTGCAATCGATTTCGCCAAGGTATTTGCCGGTGCGGGCTGGTTCCACATCACCGGGATCACTCCGGCGATCAGCGCCAGTGCGGCCGAGCTTGCCATCGAAAGCGTGAAAGCGGCCAAAGCCGTTGGCTGCAAAGTCAGTCTCGATTTGAACTTCCGTAAGAATCTTTGGAAGTACGGCAAGAAGGCCAGTGAAGTGATGCCGCTGCTGGTCGAACACACGGACGTGATCATTGCGAACGAGGAAGATTGCCAGATGGCGCTCGGAATCGAAAGCGAAGCCGATGTCCATTCTGGAAAGCTCGATCACGGTGCTTATGAAAAACTCAGCGCAAAGGTGCTGGCCGCTTACCCGCAGGTGAGTTCCATTGCGATCACCTTGCGCGAGTCCTTCTCGGCCTCTCACAATGGCTGGTCGGCCTGCTTCAATGATCGAAAGAATTTTCTGGTCTCAAAACGCTACGACATCACGCATATTGTCGACCGTGTCGGCGGTGGAGACAGTTTTGCTGGCGGCCTGATCTACGGCCTGCTGGCGCTTGAGACGCCCCAGGCTGCTCTCGAATTCGCTGTGGCTGCCAGTTGCTTGAAGCATTCCATCCCAGGTGACTTCAACCGCTTCACTCGTGAAGAAGTTGAGGGTTTGGTCCAGGGTGGCGGTTCTGGCCGCGTACAACGATAA
- a CDS encoding VWA domain-containing protein has translation MTSRRHFMLAGSALLNGAPFSSFLDAAQATKPLSVSTSEVIVPITVTDDKGKFVSDLRQPDFKIFDEGKEQKITYFNAEREQPVVVGFLLDMSNLNRLHWKTFAEATEELVLALLPQEGPKQTAGYLITYSTTAEVAVDTTNSPDKIQEKIRKIKPGGGAALYDALYLACTNRKLVRGEPIEPRRVIVVIGDGHDSASKKSLDEVIELAQRNLVTIFGMSTVAFGFKQEGEKNLLRLAEETGGRVVFPLEGLYKDVSGFLSTPSDEGNYALKVGTGQYAAELAKGMFNAVAAIQGEITTQYIIRYSPTSTDDRKAFRKIRVEVPNIANLKIRFRSGYYPANP, from the coding sequence ATGACTTCACGCCGTCACTTCATGCTCGCGGGATCGGCGTTGCTGAACGGCGCTCCTTTTTCTTCTTTTTTAGATGCTGCCCAGGCAACGAAGCCCCTTTCGGTTTCCACCAGTGAGGTAATCGTTCCAATTACCGTTACGGACGACAAGGGAAAGTTCGTCAGCGATTTGCGGCAGCCGGACTTTAAGATCTTCGATGAGGGCAAAGAGCAGAAGATCACCTACTTCAACGCGGAGCGCGAACAGCCCGTTGTCGTCGGCTTCCTGCTCGACATGAGCAACCTGAACCGCCTCCATTGGAAGACCTTCGCCGAGGCGACCGAAGAACTGGTTCTCGCGCTGCTTCCCCAGGAAGGTCCGAAGCAGACTGCCGGTTATCTCATCACTTACTCGACCACCGCCGAGGTGGCTGTGGATACGACAAATTCGCCGGACAAGATCCAGGAGAAGATCCGCAAGATCAAGCCCGGGGGCGGTGCGGCTCTCTACGATGCGCTGTATCTTGCCTGTACCAATCGCAAGCTGGTGCGTGGCGAGCCGATTGAACCCCGCCGCGTCATTGTTGTGATTGGCGACGGGCATGACTCGGCATCGAAAAAGAGTCTCGATGAAGTCATCGAACTGGCTCAGCGCAACCTGGTCACCATTTTCGGCATGAGCACGGTTGCCTTTGGTTTCAAGCAGGAAGGCGAGAAGAACTTGCTCCGCCTGGCGGAGGAGACCGGTGGCCGTGTTGTCTTTCCGCTCGAAGGTTTGTATAAGGACGTTTCGGGTTTTCTTTCCACTCCCAGCGATGAAGGCAACTACGCGCTGAAGGTGGGCACTGGGCAATATGCTGCAGAACTGGCCAAGGGCATGTTCAACGCCGTTGCCGCCATCCAGGGCGAGATCACCACCCAATACATCATCCGTTACTCTCCCACTAGTACCGATGACCGCAAGGCGTTCCGCAAGATCCGGGTTGAGGTACCCAATATCGCCAACCTCAAAATTCGCTTCCGCTCCGGATATTACCCCGCAAATCCTTAA
- a CDS encoding S24 family peptidase, protein MLFSLLSVALPGRPEEPAGVLLYDPASESMGVKLRRDWHHLAEPEDAEILAGIESHLKQLSREMGAARCLAFLEDTLSNTLRLGERNEVSSSQLDFTLHQLYREYVPVTVEPYVTHLPRYALRSAAGAFGEQIADPNEVQDWVEAPEGLRLNKGMFVCEVYGRSMQPLVPSGSLCVFRKFTAGSRNGKRVLVEDRSESTSGGERYTLKVYQSNKSVSAEGDWTHESIELHPLNPDFPVLHLSADEDRYAVLAEFVCVL, encoded by the coding sequence ATGCTCTTCTCCCTTCTCAGCGTCGCCCTCCCCGGAAGACCGGAAGAGCCCGCCGGAGTGCTGCTGTACGATCCTGCGAGCGAGAGCATGGGGGTGAAGCTGCGGCGGGACTGGCATCATCTGGCGGAGCCTGAGGATGCTGAGATTCTTGCTGGCATCGAATCTCATTTGAAGCAACTCAGTCGCGAGATGGGCGCCGCGCGCTGCCTGGCCTTTCTCGAAGACACGCTCAGCAACACGCTGCGCCTGGGAGAGCGCAACGAAGTCTCCTCCTCGCAATTGGATTTCACGCTCCACCAGCTTTACCGGGAGTATGTTCCGGTGACGGTCGAGCCCTATGTCACGCATCTCCCGCGCTATGCCCTGCGTTCTGCCGCGGGGGCTTTTGGGGAACAAATCGCCGATCCAAATGAAGTCCAGGATTGGGTGGAGGCGCCCGAAGGCTTGCGGCTCAACAAAGGCATGTTTGTTTGTGAAGTGTACGGCCGCAGCATGCAGCCGCTGGTGCCCTCCGGGAGTCTTTGCGTCTTTCGCAAGTTCACCGCCGGGTCCCGCAATGGCAAGCGTGTGCTGGTGGAGGATCGCAGCGAATCGACGTCTGGCGGCGAACGCTACACGCTCAAGGTGTACCAATCAAACAAGTCTGTCTCTGCGGAAGGCGACTGGACTCACGAGAGCATCGAACTCCACCCGCTCAACCCGGATTTCCCCGTTCTCCATCTGAGCGCGGACGAAGACCGCTACGCTGTGCTCGCCGAGTTTGTCTGCGTCTTATAG
- a CDS encoding GNAT family N-acetyltransferase: MQARIATLADRDLLVMMGRRTFFETFAGTCSDEDMQLFLDSSYAPEKVQTELEQQLSHFLILEDESGALGYSRLLGLDTELVELVRFYLEQRAIGTGAAHRLMEDSLELARAMGYRRIVLGVWEKNLRAQRFYQKWGFAKCGEKVFPVGNDPQVDWWYERAL; this comes from the coding sequence GTGCAAGCTCGAATCGCAACCCTAGCCGACCGGGATCTGCTCGTCATGATGGGCCGCCGGACCTTCTTTGAGACCTTTGCCGGAACTTGCAGCGACGAAGACATGCAGCTTTTTCTCGACAGCTCCTATGCGCCAGAGAAAGTGCAGACCGAGTTAGAACAGCAGCTGTCGCACTTCCTGATTCTTGAGGATGAGAGTGGTGCGCTTGGTTATTCACGACTGCTGGGATTGGACACAGAATTGGTGGAGTTGGTGCGCTTCTACCTGGAGCAGCGCGCCATTGGCACCGGGGCAGCACACCGCTTGATGGAAGATAGCCTCGAACTGGCCCGTGCGATGGGCTATCGGCGCATCGTGCTCGGCGTTTGGGAGAAGAACCTTCGCGCCCAGCGCTTCTATCAGAAGTGGGGCTTTGCCAAGTGCGGCGAGAAGGTCTTTCCGGTGGGCAATGATCCGCAAGTGGATTGGTGGTACGAGCGCGCGCTATAA
- a CDS encoding TIGR03790 family protein — MATWAGDKNNVTLVVNQNSALSRRLGDFYASWHGLQPKQICRVTASEEEIVSREVYEREIAGPLGECLQRNKTVESTYYIVMTQGLAIRISATKKAEPLRTDGASVDSELAMLYGKLHGAKIPIEGPLDNPFFKRKDEPFSHPAIPLYLVTRLAGYSFEDAKKAVERCRGAKNIGKVVLDLKADNDAEGNDWLLNTAILLPENRVILERSAAIVEWAKNVIGYASWGSNDRNRKSRKSGMEWLPGAIAAEYVSTNARTMKMPPTTWTLGEWSKPETFFAGAPQSMILDYVWEGVSGISGYVDEPYLRFTVHPDALFPPYLSGRNLAESFYLALPVLSWQSLIVGDPLCKLESQP; from the coding sequence TTGGCAACTTGGGCTGGAGACAAGAACAATGTGACGCTGGTGGTGAACCAGAATTCGGCTCTTTCGCGGCGATTGGGAGACTTCTATGCGAGTTGGCACGGGCTGCAGCCAAAGCAGATTTGCAGGGTCACGGCAAGCGAAGAGGAGATTGTCAGCCGGGAAGTCTATGAGCGGGAGATCGCCGGTCCTCTAGGGGAATGCCTGCAGCGGAACAAGACGGTCGAGAGCACCTATTACATTGTGATGACGCAGGGACTGGCAATCCGGATCTCTGCCACAAAAAAAGCAGAACCGCTCCGGACAGATGGAGCGAGCGTCGACAGTGAACTGGCCATGCTCTACGGCAAGCTGCATGGCGCCAAGATCCCCATTGAGGGACCACTCGACAATCCATTCTTCAAGCGAAAAGACGAACCGTTCTCGCACCCCGCAATCCCCCTCTACCTGGTGACACGGCTGGCCGGCTACAGCTTTGAGGATGCCAAGAAAGCAGTGGAGCGCTGCCGCGGCGCGAAGAATATCGGCAAAGTGGTGCTGGATCTCAAAGCCGACAATGACGCCGAAGGGAATGACTGGTTACTGAACACTGCGATTCTGCTGCCCGAAAATCGGGTGATTCTCGAAAGAAGCGCCGCCATCGTGGAGTGGGCCAAGAATGTGATCGGATACGCCAGTTGGGGGTCGAACGACCGGAATCGCAAGAGCCGCAAGAGTGGCATGGAATGGTTGCCAGGAGCGATTGCCGCCGAGTATGTCTCGACCAATGCGCGCACGATGAAAATGCCGCCCACCACCTGGACCTTGGGCGAATGGAGCAAGCCCGAAACCTTCTTTGCCGGAGCGCCGCAATCGATGATCCTCGATTATGTCTGGGAGGGGGTGAGCGGCATCTCGGGTTATGTCGATGAACCGTATCTCCGCTTCACCGTGCATCCCGATGCCTTGTTTCCGCCCTATCTCAGTGGAAGGAATCTGGCGGAGAGTTTTTATCTCGCCTTGCCCGTGCTGTCCTGGCAAAGTCTGATCGTAGGAGATCCGCTGTGCAAGCTCGAATCGCAACCCTAG
- a CDS encoding LysR family transcriptional regulator, protein MDLDQLHTFLEIVRLKSFSKAAQTCFRTQPAISAQVRQLEQELNSNLFERLGTRIALTPAGKIFAEYAEQILDLRRRAQETIQELERVPRGELIIAANEATCIYVLPEVFSEYKKQFPNVQLHVDRSYGSRVLQAVQDNMADFGITQLPVDAKKCQVVKIHSDEIRVLVPRDHPLAAKRQIVAADLVPYQLLLPKTGTTRAKLNSWLEPVEEQLQVSMELDSTEMIKRFVMAGLGVSFLAGSHCREEVAAGKLATIALGPEPMIRRLALIYRKDKSLSRAALGFIQVILDQAGDNMRPLGLVGVGD, encoded by the coding sequence ATGGATCTCGACCAACTACATACGTTTCTAGAGATCGTTCGCCTCAAGAGCTTCTCGAAGGCGGCTCAAACCTGCTTTCGCACCCAACCCGCGATCAGCGCGCAGGTGCGGCAACTGGAACAAGAGCTGAATTCGAATCTGTTTGAGCGCCTTGGCACCCGCATTGCGCTCACTCCCGCCGGCAAGATCTTTGCAGAGTATGCAGAACAGATTCTCGATCTCCGGCGCCGCGCGCAGGAGACCATCCAGGAACTGGAGCGCGTTCCCCGCGGCGAACTCATCATTGCCGCCAACGAAGCCACCTGCATCTACGTCCTGCCCGAAGTTTTCAGCGAGTACAAAAAACAATTCCCCAACGTCCAACTCCATGTCGACCGCAGCTATGGTTCCCGTGTGCTCCAGGCCGTGCAGGACAACATGGCAGACTTCGGGATCACGCAGCTTCCAGTCGATGCGAAGAAATGCCAGGTGGTCAAAATCCACTCCGATGAAATCCGTGTCCTGGTTCCCCGCGACCATCCTCTCGCCGCCAAACGGCAAATCGTAGCCGCCGACCTTGTTCCTTACCAACTCCTCCTTCCCAAGACCGGCACCACCCGTGCAAAGTTAAACTCCTGGCTCGAACCGGTCGAAGAGCAATTACAGGTTTCGATGGAACTCGATTCAACCGAGATGATCAAGCGCTTTGTCATGGCTGGCTTGGGCGTGAGCTTTTTGGCGGGCTCCCATTGCCGTGAGGAAGTGGCGGCCGGCAAGCTCGCCACCATTGCACTCGGCCCCGAGCCGATGATCCGGCGTCTGGCCCTGATCTACCGCAAAGACAAGTCACTCAGCCGCGCCGCTCTTGGCTTCATTCAGGTAATTCTCGATCAGGCGGGCGACAACATGCGTCCCTTAGGCCTGGTGGGAGTGGGCGACTAG
- a CDS encoding ABC transporter permease, which yields MILLDSIAHDFRQGLRLMARHPGATIVTVFALAVGISVNTAVFTVYQAMVARPLDARDPASMVSFALQRDSGATEFRFSHSDYEAYRDQNTSLRGLVAFRPAHFTLSHAGSRISQRSAVQDSGIGKLGIFPAGASNVEYASVAVVSENYFRVLDITLLAGRSFEPGGAPTVLISENYWQRRFAGDPAILGKTIHLNGIAVSIIGITPHNFVGTGINAPAFWVPLGLDPLLQADPQWLRNRDNHPYRLFGRLAPGAQRSQTQAELTRITHDLEPAAASPATALVWPGSPFPLPLSYYGGLQLVILLLMISAGMVLAVACANVGSLQLARARSRQSELRTRLSLGASRLRVIRQLMTENTSLGLLAGLCALCLTWALLRWLANFSATALPVEFGGLIFDVTPNLAIFAYVVGISLLAGMLSGLAPALESSGVALSSAMRSTTASIGSRRLQDILVAVQVALSLVLLLAGTLLIRRSLHSLESSDRYASHQLIDIEIQFPENARPSEARKRSLMDSLRTRLAALPGVTVVTSAETPEVVRHRAALPVESTKTAPSTVETTEVQPNYFECIGLPLVLGRSFQSTGEVILSEAVAKQLWPGQNPLGRQLRLAAPGDRSQNFLSAPSYEVVGVARDKREPDLDGNSAKEIYFPLPVDQFHPHSILVRTHADPAALLQAIDRMSASFQPDLVLSFSTFEEMRRHEPLFLIASLAAAVASLFGFFGLLLAVMGIYATVSYIVVLRTREVGIRMAVGAQQRDVLRLILQESSRPVLVGLLGGIVLASAVASLAHRLLLGLISLDPLNFGAVSLLFFLIALLAAYPPARRAMRVDPMVALRYE from the coding sequence ATGATTCTGCTTGATAGCATTGCGCACGATTTCCGCCAAGGACTTCGTCTCATGGCTCGCCATCCGGGCGCTACCATCGTGACCGTGTTTGCTCTCGCTGTGGGCATCAGCGTGAACACTGCCGTTTTCACCGTGTACCAGGCAATGGTGGCCCGTCCTCTCGACGCCCGCGATCCGGCCAGCATGGTGAGTTTTGCGTTGCAGCGCGACTCTGGCGCCACCGAGTTCCGCTTCAGCCATTCCGATTACGAAGCCTATCGCGATCAAAATACTTCCTTGCGCGGTCTGGTTGCCTTCCGGCCAGCCCACTTCACGCTGTCCCATGCCGGCAGCAGGATCAGCCAACGCAGTGCCGTTCAGGATTCGGGCATCGGCAAACTTGGTATCTTCCCGGCAGGAGCCAGCAATGTCGAGTACGCAAGTGTCGCTGTCGTTTCTGAAAATTACTTTCGGGTCTTGGACATTACTCTGCTCGCGGGACGAAGCTTTGAGCCGGGCGGTGCTCCCACCGTGCTGATCAGCGAAAACTACTGGCAGCGGCGCTTTGCAGGGGACCCGGCGATCCTCGGCAAGACCATCCATCTGAACGGGATCGCTGTCAGCATCATCGGCATCACGCCGCACAACTTTGTCGGTACCGGAATCAACGCGCCTGCTTTCTGGGTGCCGCTCGGGCTCGATCCCTTGCTGCAGGCAGACCCGCAGTGGTTGCGCAATCGCGACAATCACCCATACCGGCTCTTTGGCCGTCTGGCTCCCGGTGCGCAACGGAGCCAGACCCAAGCAGAGCTCACCCGCATCACCCACGATCTTGAGCCCGCTGCGGCGTCCCCGGCAACGGCGCTGGTCTGGCCTGGCTCGCCCTTCCCGCTTCCTTTGTCCTATTACGGCGGCTTGCAACTCGTGATCCTGCTTCTCATGATTTCTGCCGGAATGGTGCTGGCTGTTGCCTGTGCGAATGTCGGCAGTTTGCAACTGGCGCGGGCGCGGTCCCGGCAAAGTGAATTGCGCACCCGGCTCTCGCTCGGCGCGAGCCGTCTCCGCGTCATCCGCCAACTCATGACAGAAAACACAAGCCTCGGGCTGCTCGCCGGGCTCTGTGCGCTGTGTCTCACCTGGGCCTTGCTGCGCTGGCTGGCGAACTTTTCCGCCACGGCACTGCCGGTCGAGTTTGGGGGGCTGATTTTCGATGTCACGCCGAATCTCGCCATCTTTGCCTATGTTGTTGGCATCTCGCTGCTGGCCGGAATGCTATCGGGGCTGGCCCCGGCGCTCGAGAGTTCCGGTGTCGCGCTTTCCTCTGCCATGCGCTCGACCACCGCGTCGATCGGAAGCCGCCGCCTCCAGGACATCCTCGTTGCCGTTCAGGTCGCCTTGTCGCTGGTGCTCCTCCTCGCCGGCACGCTGTTGATCCGGCGCTCGCTCCACTCGCTCGAGAGTTCCGATCGCTACGCGAGCCACCAACTCATCGATATCGAAATCCAGTTTCCCGAGAATGCGAGGCCGAGCGAGGCCCGCAAACGGAGTCTGATGGACAGCCTGCGCACGCGTCTGGCCGCCTTGCCGGGAGTCACTGTAGTTACCAGTGCCGAGACTCCAGAAGTTGTCCGCCACCGTGCGGCATTGCCGGTGGAATCAACGAAAACAGCGCCATCAACCGTTGAGACCACCGAGGTGCAGCCGAACTACTTTGAATGCATCGGCCTCCCGCTTGTGCTCGGCCGCAGCTTCCAATCGACCGGCGAGGTAATCCTTAGTGAGGCAGTTGCAAAACAGCTCTGGCCGGGGCAGAATCCGCTGGGCCGCCAACTGCGTCTCGCCGCGCCGGGAGATCGCAGTCAGAACTTCCTCAGTGCGCCCTCCTACGAGGTGGTCGGGGTGGCTCGCGACAAACGGGAGCCGGATCTGGACGGCAACAGCGCGAAAGAGATTTACTTCCCCCTCCCCGTAGACCAGTTCCATCCTCACTCAATCCTGGTCCGTACGCATGCTGACCCGGCCGCGCTGCTCCAAGCCATCGACCGGATGAGCGCTTCTTTCCAGCCCGATCTGGTGCTCAGCTTCTCGACCTTTGAGGAGATGCGCCGCCATGAGCCGCTCTTTCTGATTGCGAGCCTCGCTGCTGCCGTCGCCTCCCTCTTCGGTTTCTTTGGACTGCTGCTCGCGGTGATGGGGATCTATGCGACGGTCAGCTACATCGTCGTCCTGCGGACGCGCGAAGTCGGCATTCGCATGGCGGTGGGGGCACAGCAGCGTGACGTACTGCGTCTGATTCTGCAGGAAAGCAGCCGGCCGGTTCTGGTCGGATTGCTCGGCGGCATTGTCCTGGCCAGCGCTGTTGCCAGCCTCGCGCATCGCCTGCTGCTCGGGCTCATCTCGCTTGATCCTCTCAACTTTGGCGCTGTCTCTTTGCTGTTTTTCCTGATCGCATTGCTCGCCGCCTATCCTCCCGCCCGTCGGGCAATGCGTGTGGATCCGATGGTTGCGCTGCGCTACGAATGA
- the rfbD gene encoding dTDP-4-dehydrorhamnose reductase, whose product MKVAVFGSEGQLGVELVRVFNERGHQVRGFSRRSVDICDAAQVESTVAAMEADLVLNAAAYNKVDVAETEPQVAYAVNGLAVRNLAVACRQSDARLVHFSTDYVFDGMAGRPYREDDLVRPLSAYGVSKLAGELYAQAYCDSALVLRTSGVFGPAGVRTAGGNFIESMLRLAAKGQPLRVVQDHVASPTYAPELARVTADLVESKQTGVFHTGGGEAISWYDYAAKIFAKAGVSPELKPTTEREYRTPARRPKYSALENTRLAALPIKAFPSLDEQIALYFQNR is encoded by the coding sequence GTGAAAGTAGCAGTATTTGGTTCCGAGGGTCAGCTCGGAGTGGAATTGGTCCGTGTTTTCAACGAACGTGGCCATCAGGTGAGGGGCTTCAGCCGTCGCAGTGTCGATATTTGCGATGCCGCTCAAGTCGAATCGACGGTCGCCGCCATGGAAGCCGACCTGGTGTTGAATGCCGCTGCCTATAATAAAGTCGACGTCGCCGAGACCGAACCGCAGGTTGCCTATGCGGTGAACGGCCTGGCTGTCCGGAACCTGGCCGTTGCCTGCCGGCAATCGGACGCCCGGCTGGTGCATTTTTCTACCGACTATGTCTTTGACGGCATGGCCGGACGCCCCTACCGGGAAGATGATCTTGTTCGCCCCTTGAGCGCCTATGGCGTCTCAAAACTGGCTGGAGAACTCTACGCCCAGGCCTATTGCGACTCCGCCCTTGTCTTACGCACCAGCGGTGTCTTCGGCCCTGCCGGGGTGCGCACGGCGGGTGGGAACTTCATTGAATCGATGCTCCGTCTTGCCGCAAAAGGCCAGCCTCTCCGTGTCGTGCAGGATCATGTCGCCTCGCCTACCTATGCTCCGGAACTTGCGCGGGTCACTGCCGATCTGGTCGAGAGCAAGCAGACCGGAGTCTTCCATACCGGGGGCGGGGAAGCGATCTCCTGGTATGACTACGCCGCGAAAATCTTCGCCAAGGCTGGCGTTTCGCCGGAGTTGAAGCCCACCACCGAACGCGAATACCGCACCCCGGCGCGCCGCCCGAAATACTCGGCTCTCGAGAACACACGTCTGGCGGCACTCCCCATCAAAGCTTTTCCGAGCCTCGACGAACAGATCGCTCTCTACTTCCAAAACAGGTGA
- the bla gene encoding subclass B3 metallo-beta-lactamase, which translates to MLKFLLTLTLFAQTSDWTNPFPPHRVADNLYYVGSEGLASFLVTSPQGHILINSNLESEVPQLKASVEKLGFRFEDVKILLISHAHWDHNAGSAKIKELTKAKYMVMDADVPEILDGGKSNFQYGRDPQSLVRPTTVDRILHDGDTVRLGGNTLTAHLTPGHTKGCTTWTLTVKDGGKSYNAVIIGSPNVNTGYKLLDNPAYPGMAADFEKTFKVLKSLPCDLFLGAHGAYYGLAAKYPKLKSGGANPFVDPSGYQAYVAEREQAFRKELAAQQRLR; encoded by the coding sequence ATGCTGAAGTTTCTTCTGACTCTCACTCTCTTTGCCCAGACCAGCGATTGGACCAACCCCTTTCCTCCTCACAGGGTTGCAGACAATCTTTACTATGTCGGCAGCGAAGGTCTGGCCAGCTTCTTGGTGACTTCACCGCAGGGGCACATTCTGATCAATAGCAATCTCGAGAGCGAGGTCCCGCAGCTCAAAGCCTCAGTGGAGAAACTAGGCTTCCGCTTTGAAGATGTGAAGATCCTTCTGATCAGCCACGCGCATTGGGACCACAATGCGGGCAGCGCAAAGATCAAAGAGCTGACCAAGGCGAAATATATGGTGATGGACGCTGACGTTCCGGAAATCCTCGACGGCGGCAAATCGAATTTCCAATATGGCCGGGATCCGCAATCGCTGGTTCGCCCCACTACGGTCGATCGCATCCTCCACGACGGCGACACGGTCAGACTCGGGGGCAACACCCTGACGGCCCACCTCACCCCAGGCCACACCAAGGGCTGCACCACCTGGACCCTGACCGTGAAAGACGGCGGCAAGTCCTACAACGCCGTCATCATCGGAAGCCCGAACGTGAACACTGGCTACAAGCTGCTCGATAACCCGGCTTATCCGGGAATGGCGGCGGATTTTGAAAAGACCTTCAAGGTGCTCAAGTCTCTCCCCTGCGATCTCTTCCTCGGCGCCCATGGCGCCTATTACGGGCTTGCGGCGAAGTACCCGAAGCTGAAGTCCGGAGGGGCGAATCCGTTTGTGGATCCTTCTGGCTACCAGGCTTATGTTGCTGAGCGCGAGCAGGCCTTCCGCAAAGAATTAGCGGCCCAGCAACGGCTGCGATAA
- a CDS encoding universal stress protein: MKTQKKLLFVTNFSEACFHAIPGPAEWVDREQGELTLLHVHAPGKRQGEIAGARLKSFFSEADHYAQCSRVLLAGDPVTEIVDYCRRENPELVFCPASQPLGFPRLFHRSMRAELVRAGVRIWTRGRAEQLSPIASKPKNVSYVMTGHPTWIEEASWAAELARSAGATLHIIYQTPWPEVHEGMVAADIRLEKPNVSLQELQRLEDQFGLRTSLHVTAGTRSRDLGRLLADCQTDLAVVGEKHAVRHTLFSSSINAELERLHCEVVCLPVKPLTTATESTELVLSQPLLGR; this comes from the coding sequence ATGAAGACACAGAAAAAACTCTTGTTTGTTACGAATTTTTCGGAAGCATGCTTTCATGCAATTCCCGGGCCGGCGGAGTGGGTGGATCGGGAACAGGGCGAACTGACCCTGTTACACGTCCACGCGCCGGGCAAGAGGCAGGGTGAGATTGCGGGCGCCCGGCTGAAGTCCTTCTTCAGCGAGGCCGACCACTATGCGCAATGCAGCCGGGTTCTGCTGGCTGGAGATCCGGTGACGGAGATCGTGGACTACTGCCGCCGGGAAAATCCGGAGCTGGTGTTTTGCCCGGCCAGCCAACCGCTGGGCTTTCCGAGACTCTTTCACCGGTCGATGCGGGCAGAACTGGTGCGCGCCGGAGTGCGCATCTGGACCCGTGGCCGTGCCGAGCAACTGTCGCCGATAGCCAGTAAGCCAAAGAATGTCTCCTATGTGATGACGGGGCACCCCACCTGGATTGAGGAAGCAAGCTGGGCGGCGGAACTGGCGCGAAGCGCTGGCGCCACCCTGCACATCATCTACCAGACCCCGTGGCCGGAAGTGCATGAAGGCATGGTGGCCGCAGACATTCGCCTTGAGAAGCCGAACGTTTCGCTCCAGGAACTGCAGCGGCTGGAGGATCAGTTTGGCCTGCGCACCTCGCTGCATGTGACGGCAGGAACGCGGTCTCGCGATCTCGGCCGTCTGCTCGCCGACTGCCAGACGGATCTTGCCGTCGTAGGAGAAAAGCACGCGGTTCGCCATACTCTGTTCAGCTCTTCGATCAATGCGGAACTCGAACGCTTGCACTGCGAAGTGGTGTGCCTGCCGGTGAAGCCACTGACGACAGCAACCGAATCGACAGAACTCGTTTTATCGCAGCCGTTGCTGGGCCGCTAA